From Salipiger profundus, a single genomic window includes:
- a CDS encoding ABC transporter ATP-binding protein, producing MAMVELRDVRKVYDDGFEALRGVDLDIEQGEILALLGPNGAGKTTLISTICGLVMPGGGSLTVGGHDVVHDYRAARQLIGLVPQEVSLEPFEKVINTVRLSRGLFGKPKDDALIEDILRRLSLWDKRNSPVRALSGGMKRRVLIAKALSHEPEVLFLDEPTAGVDVELRRDMWEIVADLKARGVTIILTTHYIEEAEAIADRIGVINRGEILLVEEKASLMKRLGRKELRIELSEPVDTVPAALADRELRLEDDGRVLVYDYDTAAERTGLARLMSELSDAGLQVRDVDTRKSTLEDIFVDLVAQQEEEDAA from the coding sequence ATGGCAATGGTCGAGCTGCGGGACGTCCGCAAGGTCTACGACGACGGGTTCGAGGCGCTGCGCGGCGTCGATCTCGACATCGAGCAAGGCGAGATCCTCGCACTACTCGGCCCCAACGGCGCCGGCAAGACGACGCTGATCTCGACGATCTGCGGGCTGGTGATGCCCGGCGGCGGCAGCCTGACCGTCGGCGGGCACGACGTGGTGCACGACTACCGCGCGGCACGGCAGCTCATCGGGCTGGTGCCGCAGGAAGTGAGCCTCGAGCCATTCGAGAAGGTCATCAACACGGTGCGCCTGTCGCGCGGGCTGTTCGGCAAGCCCAAGGACGACGCGCTGATCGAGGACATCCTGCGCCGCCTGTCGCTCTGGGACAAGCGCAACTCGCCGGTGCGCGCGCTCTCGGGCGGCATGAAGCGCCGGGTGCTGATCGCCAAGGCGCTGAGCCACGAACCCGAGGTGCTGTTCCTCGACGAGCCCACCGCGGGCGTCGACGTCGAACTGCGCCGCGACATGTGGGAGATCGTCGCCGATCTCAAGGCGCGCGGCGTCACCATCATCCTGACCACCCACTACATCGAAGAGGCCGAGGCCATCGCCGACCGCATCGGCGTCATCAACCGCGGGGAGATCCTGCTGGTCGAGGAAAAGGCCAGCCTGATGAAGCGACTCGGCCGCAAGGAATTGCGGATCGAGCTCTCGGAGCCGGTCGATACGGTGCCCGCCGCGCTGGCCGACCGCGAGCTCCGGCTAGAAGACGACGGCCGGGTGCTGGTCTACGATTACGACACCGCCGCCGAGCGCACCGGACTGGCCCGGCTGATGTCCGAGCTGAGCGACGCGGGGCTGCAGGTCCGTGACGTCGACACCCGGAAAAGCACGCTCGAGGACATCTTCGTCGATCTCGTCGCGCAGCAGGAAGAGGAGGACGCGGCATGA
- a CDS encoding ABC transporter permease, whose translation MNWRGIWAIYHFEMMRFFRTLLQSFISPVISTSLYFVVFGTAIGARIDQVEGVSYGAFIVPGLVMLSVITQAISNASFGIYFPKFIGTVYELLSAPLNFLEIVIGYVGAAATKALFIGTVILITSSLFVDLQIAHPLAMVVFLLLTCVSFALLGFILGLWAGNFEQLQLVPLLVVTPLVFLGGSFYSISMLPPAWQTITLFNPVVYLISGFRWAFFDMADVPVGLSLLAIGGFTLLCLAVIWWIFRTGWRLRP comes from the coding sequence ATGAACTGGCGCGGCATCTGGGCGATCTACCACTTCGAGATGATGCGGTTCTTCCGCACCCTGCTGCAAAGCTTCATCTCTCCGGTGATCTCGACCTCGCTTTACTTCGTGGTCTTCGGCACCGCCATCGGCGCGCGCATCGACCAGGTCGAGGGCGTGAGCTACGGCGCCTTCATCGTGCCCGGGCTGGTGATGCTGTCGGTCATCACGCAGGCGATCTCGAACGCCTCCTTCGGGATCTACTTCCCCAAGTTCATCGGCACCGTCTACGAGCTTCTCTCGGCACCGCTGAATTTCCTCGAGATCGTCATCGGCTACGTCGGCGCCGCCGCGACCAAGGCGCTGTTCATCGGCACGGTGATCCTGATCACCTCGTCGCTCTTCGTCGACCTGCAGATCGCGCACCCGCTGGCGATGGTCGTCTTCCTGCTGCTCACCTGCGTGAGCTTCGCGCTGCTGGGCTTCATCCTCGGCCTCTGGGCCGGCAACTTCGAGCAGCTCCAGCTCGTGCCGCTGCTGGTGGTGACGCCGCTCGTCTTCCTCGGCGGGTCGTTCTACTCGATCTCGATGTTGCCGCCCGCGTGGCAGACGATCACGCTCTTCAACCCGGTGGTCTACCTGATCTCGGGCTTCCGCTGGGCGTTCTTCGACATGGCCGACGTGCCGGTGGGCCTGAGCCTGCTGGCAATCGGCGGCTTCACCCTGCTCTGCCTCGCGGTGATCTGGTGGATCTTCCGCACCGGCTGGCGGCTGCGCCCCTGA
- a CDS encoding YeeE/YedE family protein, which translates to MDLIALVEGVGESPAAALFGLLTGVVFGVAAQRSRFCLRAAVVEFARGAMRDKVAVWLLTFSTALVWVQAAQLMGVFDASNARMMAVPGSWSGAVIGGLLFGAGMVLANGCSGRLLVLAATGNLRSVISGLIFAVVAQMSLSGILSPLRDRLAGLWITSGGRNMDLLAAAHLPREAGLVIGLIIAAIALELSRRNRIGVSRLVFASGVGFAVALGWVLTFALSNVAFDPVQVESATFTGPSAHTLMFFLDRNAVLEFDVGLVPGVFLGAFLAAAWGCELRVQGFDGPSPLRNAMIGAALMGFGGMLAGGCAIGAGVTGGSIFAGTAWLALFCMWIGGMTMELLMGGRRQCATA; encoded by the coding sequence ATGGATCTTATCGCGCTTGTCGAAGGGGTCGGGGAAAGCCCCGCCGCCGCCCTGTTCGGGCTGCTCACCGGGGTGGTCTTCGGGGTCGCCGCGCAGCGCTCGCGGTTCTGCCTGCGCGCGGCGGTGGTCGAGTTCGCCCGCGGCGCGATGCGAGACAAGGTGGCGGTCTGGCTGCTGACCTTCTCGACGGCGCTGGTCTGGGTGCAGGCGGCACAGCTCATGGGGGTGTTCGATGCCTCGAACGCGCGCATGATGGCGGTGCCCGGCAGCTGGTCGGGCGCGGTGATCGGCGGGCTGCTGTTCGGGGCCGGGATGGTGCTGGCCAACGGCTGCTCGGGACGGCTGCTGGTGCTCGCGGCGACCGGCAACCTGCGCTCGGTGATCTCGGGGCTGATCTTCGCTGTGGTGGCGCAGATGAGCCTGTCGGGCATCCTGTCGCCGCTGCGCGACCGGCTTGCCGGGCTCTGGATAACCTCGGGCGGGCGCAACATGGACCTGCTCGCCGCCGCGCATCTGCCGCGCGAGGCGGGGCTGGTGATCGGGCTGATCATCGCCGCCATCGCGCTCGAGCTTTCGCGGCGCAACCGCATCGGGGTCTCGCGGCTGGTCTTCGCCTCGGGCGTGGGCTTCGCCGTCGCTCTGGGCTGGGTGCTGACCTTCGCGCTGTCGAACGTGGCCTTCGACCCGGTGCAGGTCGAAAGCGCGACCTTCACCGGACCCTCTGCGCATACGCTGATGTTCTTCCTCGACCGCAACGCGGTGCTCGAGTTCGACGTGGGGCTGGTGCCGGGGGTCTTCCTCGGGGCGTTCCTCGCTGCCGCCTGGGGGTGCGAGCTGCGGGTTCAGGGCTTCGACGGCCCGAGCCCGCTGCGCAACGCCATGATCGGCGCGGCGCTCATGGGCTTCGGCGGCATGCTGGCCGGCGGCTGTGCCATCGGCGCGGGAGTCACCGGCGGGTCGATCTTCGCGGGCACCGCCTGGCTGGCGCTGTTCTGCATGTGGATCGGCGGCATGACCATGGAGTTGCTCATGGGCGGCCGCCGGCAGTGCGCGACGGCCTGA